From one Sulfurimonas sp. HSL-3221 genomic stretch:
- a CDS encoding DUF167 family protein, with protein MWYTFDNDDLILQLRIQPKASSNELAEIMGEERKLRITAPPVDGKANKHIIALLAKMCKVAKGDVTIESGELGRNKRVRIKSPRLLPDGVNPPASA; from the coding sequence ATGTGGTACACCTTCGATAACGACGATCTCATTCTGCAATTGCGTATCCAGCCCAAAGCGAGTTCGAACGAACTGGCCGAAATCATGGGCGAGGAGCGCAAACTGCGCATCACCGCCCCGCCCGTGGACGGCAAGGCCAATAAACACATCATAGCACTGCTGGCGAAAATGTGCAAGGTCGCCAAGGGGGACGTAACAATAGAGTCGGGAGAGCTGGGAAGAAATAAGCGGGTGCGGATCAAAAGCCCCCGGCTGCTGCCCGACGGTGTCAACCCGCCAGCGTCAGCGTAA